From Deferrisoma camini S3R1, the proteins below share one genomic window:
- a CDS encoding TIGR03013 family XrtA/PEP-CTERM system glycosyltransferase, with amino-acid sequence MRRALTVRHVTLFVVEDALILGAVLAAMGLRFGGDVRFLLGDPLEWMRIGLVVLVTQVCFYYHDLYELKVLNSRRELMIRLLQALGVASILLAFAYYVYPDLILGRGIFVLFVAIVIGVVVLWRLGYTAVLSTRGLSVGILLVGAGDLARKVYRETLARKTLGFHVVGCLAAEPDGADDCQGLPPVLGGYEDLLEVAARPDVDRVVVAIAERRGKFPVRGLLELRLSGKPVLDGAAFYEELTGKMLVEHLRPSQLIFSEGFSKHPVTLAIKRFVDFAASLLGLVVSAPIWAVIPLAIKLDSPGPVFFRQERVGEKGRRFEVLKFRSMRSDAEKHTGPVWARDNDDRVTRVGRFIRKTRIDEIPQLVNVLKGEMSFVGPRPERPFFVEQLAREIPYYVQRHTVKPGVTGLAQVKYSYGSTKEDALEKLRYDLYYIKRMGFWMDVSIIFETVKVVLFGKGAK; translated from the coding sequence ATGCGCCGCGCTCTAACGGTGCGCCACGTGACGCTGTTCGTGGTGGAGGACGCGCTCATCCTCGGAGCCGTGCTCGCTGCCATGGGCCTTCGGTTCGGAGGGGACGTCCGTTTCCTGTTGGGCGACCCGCTGGAGTGGATGCGGATCGGGCTCGTCGTCCTCGTGACCCAGGTCTGCTTCTACTACCACGACCTGTACGAGCTCAAGGTTCTGAACAGCCGCCGGGAGCTCATGATCCGTCTCCTCCAGGCCCTGGGTGTCGCGAGCATCCTGTTGGCGTTCGCCTACTACGTGTACCCCGACCTGATCCTGGGGCGGGGGATCTTCGTCCTGTTCGTGGCGATCGTGATCGGGGTGGTGGTGCTCTGGCGGCTGGGGTATACCGCGGTACTCTCGACCCGGGGGCTGTCGGTGGGCATCCTGCTCGTGGGGGCAGGAGACCTGGCGCGGAAGGTCTACCGGGAGACGCTGGCGCGCAAGACCCTGGGGTTCCACGTGGTCGGGTGCCTGGCGGCCGAGCCCGACGGGGCGGACGATTGCCAGGGGCTGCCGCCGGTGCTGGGAGGGTACGAGGATCTGCTGGAGGTGGCGGCCCGCCCAGACGTGGACCGGGTGGTGGTGGCCATCGCGGAGCGGCGGGGAAAGTTCCCCGTGCGCGGGCTCCTGGAGCTGCGGCTGTCCGGCAAGCCCGTTCTGGACGGCGCGGCGTTCTACGAGGAGCTCACCGGCAAGATGCTGGTGGAGCACCTTCGACCGAGTCAGCTCATCTTTTCCGAGGGATTCTCCAAGCATCCGGTCACCTTGGCCATCAAACGGTTCGTGGACTTCGCAGCCAGCCTGCTGGGGCTCGTGGTCTCGGCTCCGATCTGGGCGGTCATCCCGCTGGCCATCAAGCTCGACTCGCCGGGGCCGGTGTTCTTCCGGCAGGAGCGGGTGGGGGAAAAGGGCCGAAGGTTCGAGGTGCTCAAGTTCCGCTCCATGCGATCGGACGCCGAGAAACACACCGGGCCGGTGTGGGCCCGGGACAACGACGACCGGGTGACGCGGGTGGGGCGGTTCATCCGGAAGACCCGGATCGACGAGATCCCCCAGCTGGTCAACGTGCTCAAGGGCGAGATGAGCTTCGTGGGCCCGCGGCCGGAACGACCGTTCTTCGTGGAGCAGCTGGCCCGGGAGATCCCCTACTACGTCCAGCGCCACACGGTGAAACCGGGGGTGACGGGGTTGGCCCAGGTAAAGTACAGTTACGGCTCCACCAAGGAAGACGCCCTGGAGAAGCTCCGGTACGACCTGTATTACATCAAGAGGATGGGGTTCTGGATGGACGTGTCCATCATTTTCGAGACCGTGAAGGTGGTGCTGTTCGGCAAGGGTGCCAAGTAA
- a CDS encoding XrtA system polysaccharide deacetylase gives MDVEDFFHVSAFEAVCPPDTWDRWELRVERNTERMLALLDEHRVRATFFVLGWVAERCPGLVRRIHGAGHEVACHGHGHRRVNTLDREEFRQDVRRAKALLEDLVGEAVLGYRAPSYSIGPTSLWAFDELVEAGFAYDSSVFPVRHDLYGLSEWPRFPFRLERLDGEGAGNWVPAGGRGPNDAPSLLEVPITPVRLWGRNWPAAGGGYFRLLPYPVTRWALRRIRERDGRPFVFYVHPWEIDPAQPRIEGAGLKSRFRHYLNLHRTEPRLRRLLSEFPFGPIRDVVPGLAPPSP, from the coding sequence GTGGACGTGGAGGACTTCTTCCACGTGTCCGCGTTCGAGGCGGTGTGCCCGCCCGATACCTGGGACCGGTGGGAGCTGCGGGTCGAGCGCAACACCGAGCGGATGCTGGCCCTCCTGGACGAGCACCGGGTTCGGGCCACGTTCTTCGTGCTGGGGTGGGTGGCGGAGCGGTGCCCCGGGCTGGTGCGCCGCATCCACGGGGCCGGCCACGAGGTGGCGTGCCACGGCCACGGCCACCGCCGCGTGAACACCCTGGACCGGGAAGAGTTCCGGCAGGACGTGCGGCGGGCCAAGGCCCTCCTCGAGGACCTCGTCGGCGAGGCCGTGCTCGGATACCGGGCGCCGAGCTACTCGATCGGGCCCACCAGCCTGTGGGCGTTCGACGAGCTGGTGGAGGCGGGGTTCGCGTACGACTCCAGCGTGTTCCCGGTGCGCCACGACCTGTACGGCCTGTCCGAGTGGCCCCGGTTCCCCTTTCGGCTGGAGCGTCTCGACGGCGAGGGCGCGGGCAACTGGGTGCCGGCGGGAGGCCGGGGCCCGAACGATGCTCCCTCCCTCCTCGAGGTCCCGATCACTCCCGTTCGGCTGTGGGGCCGAAACTGGCCGGCTGCCGGCGGCGGGTACTTCCGGCTCCTGCCCTACCCGGTGACCCGGTGGGCCCTGAGGCGGATCCGCGAGCGGGACGGCCGGCCGTTCGTGTTCTACGTGCACCCGTGGGAGATCGACCCCGCCCAGCCCCGGATCGAGGGCGCCGGCCTCAAGAGTCGGTTCCGTCACTACCTGAACCTCCACCGGACCGAGCCCCGGCTGCGGCGCCTGTTGAGCGAGTTCCCCTTCGGCCCGATCCGGGACGTGGTGCCCGGTCTGGCCCCCCCGTCTCCGTGA
- a CDS encoding XrtA/PEP-CTERM system-associated ATPase — translation MYTEFYGLSGRPFSLTPDPDFLYLSKNHREALAHLTYGVESRSGFVMVTGEVGAGKTTLLRTLVRNLGDSLVLSQVTNTRVSYKELLELILEDFGLNPRGLSKTALLSTLNEFLIERYREGRNCVVIVDEAQNLAVSTLEGLRMLSNLETEKTKLLHLVLSGQPGLRDLIDSPELEQLRQRITVRYHLGPLSVGEVGEYIQHRLSRVVTDPERAPVFPDEVVPIIHQATGGIPRLVNVLCDAALLHGYVEETRELGPGLVREVAEQVRRDQEGRTEKPPPQSEEEQALKRRVDELEARLTAVASGLAQGAPVGGSERAALRRLRQKQAALASLEKELRRRLAEVERREAEFNERLVKLKEQWKRRMRLLEEARRGLLGGEWEFPAPKVFVFDPDPRVRNAACEWLEGAGIAYDEAESTETLEECLAEAGAAGWFTMAVVGSGPDDLENVRTVRDLVEAFPHVPLIYLSDVDLSPVRRRILEGGASSFLEKPPANGLSFAAHREAMEHLREDLLRVVEFLYRQHRAVFETFRPAGRGPTGDAEEEASRLGDEEGAAAEG, via the coding sequence ATGTACACCGAGTTCTACGGGTTGTCGGGCCGGCCGTTCTCCCTGACGCCGGATCCCGACTTCCTGTATCTGAGCAAGAACCACCGGGAGGCCCTGGCCCATCTCACCTACGGGGTGGAGTCGCGGAGCGGCTTCGTCATGGTTACGGGGGAGGTGGGGGCCGGCAAGACCACCCTGTTGCGGACGCTGGTCCGGAACCTGGGGGACTCCCTGGTGCTGAGCCAGGTCACGAACACCCGGGTGTCGTACAAGGAGCTTCTGGAGCTCATCCTCGAAGACTTCGGGCTGAACCCCAGGGGGCTGTCGAAGACGGCGCTCCTGAGCACCCTGAACGAGTTCCTGATCGAGCGCTACCGCGAGGGCCGCAACTGCGTGGTGATCGTGGACGAGGCCCAGAACCTGGCGGTGTCCACCCTCGAGGGCCTGCGCATGCTCTCGAACCTGGAGACGGAGAAGACCAAGCTCCTTCACCTCGTGCTGTCCGGCCAGCCCGGCCTGAGGGACCTGATCGACAGCCCGGAGCTCGAGCAGTTGCGGCAGCGGATCACGGTGCGCTACCACCTGGGCCCGTTGAGCGTGGGGGAGGTGGGGGAGTACATCCAGCACCGGTTGAGCCGGGTGGTGACCGACCCGGAGCGCGCCCCGGTGTTCCCGGACGAGGTGGTCCCGATCATCCACCAGGCCACCGGAGGCATCCCCCGGTTGGTGAACGTGCTGTGCGACGCGGCCCTTCTCCACGGCTATGTGGAGGAGACCCGGGAGCTGGGGCCGGGGCTGGTGCGGGAGGTGGCGGAGCAGGTTCGCAGGGACCAAGAGGGACGCACCGAGAAGCCCCCTCCCCAATCCGAGGAGGAGCAGGCCCTCAAACGTCGGGTGGACGAGCTGGAGGCCCGGCTGACCGCCGTGGCGTCGGGTCTGGCCCAGGGGGCTCCGGTAGGGGGATCGGAGCGGGCGGCCCTGAGGCGGCTCCGCCAGAAGCAGGCCGCGCTGGCCTCGCTGGAGAAGGAGCTGCGCAGGCGGCTGGCCGAGGTGGAGCGCCGGGAGGCCGAGTTCAACGAGCGGCTGGTCAAGCTCAAGGAGCAGTGGAAGCGGCGGATGCGGCTGCTCGAGGAGGCCCGACGGGGCCTCCTGGGGGGGGAGTGGGAGTTCCCTGCGCCCAAGGTGTTTGTGTTCGATCCCGACCCCCGGGTGCGCAACGCCGCCTGCGAGTGGCTCGAGGGGGCCGGGATCGCATACGACGAAGCCGAGAGCACGGAGACCCTGGAGGAGTGCCTGGCCGAGGCCGGGGCGGCGGGGTGGTTCACCATGGCCGTGGTCGGAAGCGGCCCCGACGACCTGGAGAACGTCCGGACGGTCCGGGATCTCGTGGAGGCGTTCCCCCACGTGCCCCTGATTTACCTGAGCGACGTGGACCTGTCGCCGGTCCGGCGCCGCATCCTGGAGGGGGGCGCCAGCTCGTTTCTGGAAAAACCCCCGGCCAACGGGTTGTCGTTTGCGGCCCACCGGGAGGCCATGGAGCACCTCCGGGAGGACCTGCTCCGGGTGGTGGAGTTCCTGTACCGGCAGCATCGGGCCGTGTTCGAGACCTTCCGGCCGGCCGGCCGCGGGCCGACCGGCGACGCCGAGGAGGAGGCCTCCCGTCTCGGGGACGAAGAGGGTGCGGCGGCCGAAGGGTAG
- a CDS encoding CpsD/CapB family tyrosine-protein kinase, which produces MSKILKALEKAGKEGTLEVAVDRSPADPVAPADPAPVPGRPRRRRKAGAVVTQAPDPEILRRVDPHVVVLHKPMSVISEQYRGMRSRIERANADGRIQTLVITSAFKGEGKSVTATNLASVFAQDATKAVLLVDADLRRPRIHKLLGIEGTPGLGDLLRGRATLGEVLQTTPFYGLSVVTAGTVEGHPAELLASPEFDDFIAQARSQFDYIVVDTPPLHPISDVNFLADAVDGIVLVVRAHKTHRGLVRQAAETIPREKLLGTVLNRAESLRSGYGYGYGGAGYYYYKYY; this is translated from the coding sequence ATGAGCAAGATCCTGAAGGCCTTGGAGAAAGCAGGAAAGGAAGGGACCCTGGAGGTGGCGGTGGATCGCAGTCCCGCCGATCCGGTGGCCCCGGCGGATCCGGCCCCGGTTCCCGGCCGGCCGCGCCGACGCCGCAAGGCCGGCGCGGTGGTCACCCAGGCTCCCGACCCCGAGATCCTGCGGCGCGTGGATCCCCACGTGGTGGTGCTCCACAAGCCCATGTCCGTGATCTCCGAGCAGTACCGCGGAATGCGAAGCCGGATCGAGCGGGCCAATGCGGACGGAAGGATCCAGACCCTGGTCATCACCAGCGCGTTCAAGGGTGAGGGCAAGAGCGTGACGGCCACCAACCTGGCCTCCGTGTTCGCCCAGGACGCCACCAAGGCTGTTCTCCTGGTGGACGCGGATCTGCGCAGGCCCCGGATCCACAAGTTGCTGGGGATCGAGGGCACCCCGGGCCTGGGGGACCTGCTCCGCGGCCGGGCGACCCTGGGAGAGGTGCTCCAGACCACGCCGTTCTACGGGCTTTCGGTGGTGACGGCCGGAACCGTGGAAGGGCACCCGGCCGAGCTGCTGGCGAGCCCCGAGTTCGACGACTTCATCGCCCAGGCGCGTTCCCAGTTCGATTATATCGTGGTGGACACCCCGCCGCTGCACCCGATCAGCGACGTGAACTTCCTGGCCGACGCGGTGGACGGCATCGTGCTCGTGGTCCGGGCGCACAAGACCCATCGGGGGCTCGTGCGGCAGGCGGCGGAGACCATCCCTCGGGAGAAGCTGCTGGGCACGGTGCTGAACCGGGCCGAGAGCCTCAGGAGCGGGTACGGCTACGGATACGGAGGAGCGGGTTACTACTACTACAAATACTACTGA
- a CDS encoding four helix bundle protein, giving the protein MNDFRDLRVWQGAHDVAVEVYRVTSGFPSDERYGLTQQMRRAAVSIPANIAEGCGRRSGAEFGRFLEIAMGSAAELDYYLILCENLGYLPKEAAAHLAARLHQTMRMLNVLSQRVQGRTGGRKGGA; this is encoded by the coding sequence GTGAACGATTTCCGAGATCTGAGAGTCTGGCAGGGGGCCCATGACGTGGCCGTCGAGGTTTACCGGGTCACCTCCGGGTTCCCATCGGATGAGCGTTACGGCCTTACCCAGCAGATGCGCCGTGCTGCGGTTTCGATTCCGGCCAACATAGCGGAGGGATGCGGGCGCAGATCAGGTGCCGAATTTGGACGGTTTCTGGAGATCGCCATGGGGTCTGCGGCCGAGTTGGACTATTACTTGATCCTTTGTGAGAATCTGGGGTACCTGCCGAAAGAGGCGGCGGCGCACCTGGCTGCTCGCCTTCACCAGACCATGCGGATGTTGAATGTTCTCTCGCAGCGGGTCCAGGGACGAACGGGCGGCCGAAAAGGGGGGGCGTGA
- a CDS encoding GspE/PulE family protein — protein sequence MRKKLGQLLIEFRIITSEQLAEAVADQRRTGERLGSILIKKGYVTEEDLEYLLSRQLAVPAINLAKYQIPRELVSLVSERFMKKNYVVPVERDDKTLTVAMANPQDYRVIDELRFMTGLRIAPVVSSMYGIKQKLRQLFPKSEKWEDALDLKAQRELEIITPQEEQQSREENLEDALESASEAPIVKIVNSILLAALDKKATHVHIVPEETAVLVKLRVNSHLETLVTPPREYAQNLVNRLKILSGMDILQRRLPQEGYFRVRSEDQFFDVDVATFPVRNGEQVVLTFQQPFSKEELRLENLGMTPEMLEAYRRVIAADRGLVLVVGPPDSGKTSTIYASLNALKSPNRVTFTYENPIKNRLADINQAEPNERAGLSFAQGLRALVKQDIDYLMVGEVPSTEVFSTVVEAALGRTLVFARMVFNNTLGVIPHVLEQGVAPFMLYSALSAVMGQRLVRRLCPECLESFEPPGPVREELRQATGRDNPRLYRAVGCRACGGTGYRGRIGVFELLVPDDHMRQLILASAPAEEIAQAARDNGFRTLIEDGLTKAVDGMTTYEEVRGIK from the coding sequence ATGCGAAAGAAGCTCGGGCAACTCCTGATCGAGTTCAGGATCATCACCAGCGAGCAGTTGGCGGAGGCCGTGGCCGACCAGCGGCGCACCGGGGAGCGGCTGGGCTCGATTCTGATCAAGAAGGGGTACGTGACCGAGGAGGACCTGGAGTACCTCCTGTCGCGCCAGTTGGCGGTGCCGGCCATCAACCTGGCCAAGTACCAGATCCCCCGGGAACTGGTGAGCCTGGTGTCCGAGCGGTTCATGAAGAAGAACTACGTGGTGCCGGTGGAGCGGGACGACAAGACGCTCACCGTGGCCATGGCCAACCCCCAGGACTACCGGGTGATCGACGAGCTGCGGTTCATGACGGGGCTGCGGATCGCGCCGGTGGTCTCGTCGATGTACGGCATCAAGCAGAAGCTGCGGCAGCTGTTCCCCAAGTCCGAGAAGTGGGAGGACGCCCTCGACCTGAAGGCCCAGAGGGAGCTGGAGATCATCACCCCCCAGGAGGAGCAGCAGAGCCGCGAGGAGAACCTGGAGGACGCCCTGGAGTCGGCCTCGGAGGCGCCGATCGTCAAGATCGTGAACTCGATCTTGCTGGCGGCCCTGGACAAGAAGGCCACCCACGTCCACATCGTGCCCGAGGAGACCGCGGTGCTCGTAAAGCTCCGGGTGAACAGCCACCTGGAGACCCTGGTCACGCCGCCCCGGGAGTACGCCCAGAACCTGGTCAACCGGCTCAAGATCCTGAGCGGCATGGACATCCTGCAGCGCCGGCTGCCCCAGGAGGGGTACTTCCGGGTCCGCAGCGAGGACCAGTTCTTCGACGTGGACGTGGCCACGTTCCCGGTGCGCAACGGCGAGCAGGTGGTTCTCACCTTCCAGCAGCCGTTCTCCAAGGAGGAGCTCCGCCTCGAGAACCTGGGCATGACCCCGGAGATGCTCGAGGCGTACCGAAGGGTGATCGCGGCGGACCGGGGGCTGGTGCTGGTGGTGGGTCCCCCGGACAGCGGAAAGACCTCCACCATCTACGCAAGCCTGAACGCCCTGAAGAGCCCCAACCGGGTGACCTTCACCTACGAGAACCCCATCAAAAACCGGCTGGCCGACATCAACCAGGCCGAGCCCAACGAGCGGGCCGGGCTGAGCTTCGCCCAGGGCCTGCGCGCCCTGGTGAAGCAGGATATCGACTACCTCATGGTGGGCGAGGTCCCCAGCACCGAGGTGTTCTCCACCGTGGTGGAGGCCGCCCTGGGCCGGACGTTGGTGTTCGCCCGCATGGTGTTCAACAACACCCTGGGGGTGATCCCCCACGTGCTCGAGCAGGGGGTGGCGCCGTTCATGCTGTACTCGGCCCTGTCCGCGGTGATGGGCCAGCGGCTGGTCCGGCGGCTGTGCCCCGAGTGCCTCGAGTCGTTCGAGCCCCCCGGCCCGGTGCGGGAGGAGCTTCGGCAGGCCACGGGCCGGGATAACCCCCGCCTGTATCGGGCGGTGGGGTGCCGGGCCTGCGGCGGCACGGGGTACCGCGGCCGGATCGGTGTGTTCGAGCTGCTGGTGCCCGATGATCACATGCGACAGCTCATCCTGGCCAGCGCCCCGGCCGAGGAGATCGCCCAGGCCGCCCGGGACAACGGCTTTCGCACCCTGATCGAGGACGGCCTCACCAAGGCCGTGGACGGCATGACCACTTACGAGGAAGTCCGGGGCATCAAGTAG